The Streptomyces sp. NBC_01439 genome contains the following window.
GCGACCGGGCCCGGCTGGTGACCGTCGAGCAGGGCGGCCACGGGCTGTACCTCGGCAACGGCAACGCGTGCGGCGACCGGGCCGTCACCGAGTTCCTCACGAGCGGCCGCCGTCCGGCCCGGGACACGGACTGCGCGAACTGAGCCGGCCCCCCGCACCGCTACCGCTTCCCGCGCACGGGCGCAAGCGGGGAGAGAAGCCTCCCGGCAAGGTGCCGGGCCGCGCCCCGTCACCGCCCCGGTCCCGCGCAACCCGTACGACGTCACCCGCCATGCCGGGGTGACGGCGGGACCGGCCGCCCCGCCCCCGCCCGAGGGTGAACTCCGGGCCGCCGCAAGGGTCCTCGCCGACCGGGGCGGCCGCCCGCGGATGCCTCCCGCTCCCGTCCCAGGGTACTTTCCGTGCGGTCTTGGCCCCTGATATCCATCCGTACTTGTGGGTACTGCGGCCGAATGGCGCCGGATTTGATAGTTCTGGACTGGTCCGGTGTGAGAAAGCTGCGGGAAGGACACGGCATGTTCGATCTACTACGCCCGGAGACCGTCATGTGCCCCTTCTGCAAGGCCACCGCCGCCGACGGAGTGGTGCGGACCCTGCGGACCGGAGCGGGGTCACTGTCGGTGACCTGGCACGCCCTCAACTGCCCGCACTACGCGGCCGACCGGATCCTCGCCGAGAAGGAGGGTTGACCGGCGCCGCCCCCGGACTGCTCCGGGGGCGGCGACGTGCGGGAGCGGTCCCCTGCGGCAAAAATGAGGAGGGACCGGCGAGGAGGAGCGGCGCATGACCAGTCCAGCTGAGCGGCTCCGGCGCGGACGGGCCGTCCGCAAGATCACCGGCCGTGCCGCGCACGGTCGGTGGACCGCTTCGCCGGACCGGCCCGACCCCGTCGGGGTGCTACAGCGGCAGGCCACCGACCGGGTGCCTGAACTGCTGCCGATCCGCTACGGCCGGATGGCGGCCTCGCCGCTCGCCTTCCTGCGCGGCGCGGCCTCCGTCATGGCCGCCGATCTGGCCACCGCACCGCAGACCGGCCTGACCGTCCAGCTGTGCGGGGACGCACACCTGCTCAACTTCGGCATGTTCGCCTCTCCGGAACGCGCCCTGCTCTTCGACCTCAACGACTTCGACGAGACCTTCCCCGGACCCTTCGAATGGGACGTCAAACGGCTCGCCGCGAGCGTCGCGGTGGCCGCCCGCGACAACGGACACGGCGACGACCGCGCCGCGCGGGCGGCCCTCGGCGCGGCCCGGGCCTACCGGCAGACCATCCGGGAGCTCGCCGGACACCGCGAGCTGGACGTCTGGTACCACCGGACCGACACCGCCGATCTGCTGCCCCTCATCCGCAAGGGCGAACAGCGCGACCGGGTGGAGGCCAACCTGGCGCGCGCCCGCCGCCGCACCAGCCTGCGCGCGCTCGGCAAGCTCACCGAGGTCCAGGGCGGACGCCGGCGGATCATCCACGACCCGCCGCTGCTGGAGCCCCTCGCCCGGGCGGACTCACGGGAGGTCGACCAGATCTTCGACAAGTACCGCAGCACCCTGCCCGAGGAGCGCCGCCTCCTGCTGGACCGGTTCCGGTTCGCCGACGCGGCGCGCAAGGTGGTCGGCGTCGGGAGCGTGGGCACCCGCTGCTTCATCGTCCTGCTCCTCGGGCGCGATGCCGACGACCCGCTCTTCCTACAGATCAAGGAAGCCGTACCGTCCGTCCTGCAGGGCCACCTCCCGGACGACGAGCACGAGCACCAAGGGCACCGGGTGGTCGCGGGCCAGCGCCGCATGCAGGCCGCGGGCGACATCTTCCTCGGCTGGACGACCGGACCCGCCGGGCGCCACTTCTACGGCCGGCAGCTGCGCGACATGAAGGGGTCGGCCGATCTCGCAGGCATGCCCCCGGGCCTGCTGGCCCGGTACGCCGAGCTGTGCGGCAGGTCCCTGGCCCGCGCCCACGCCCGCACCGGCGACCGCATCGCCATCGCGGGCTACCTCGGCGGCGCCGACACCTTCGACCGCGCCGTGGCCGGCTTCGCGCTCCGCTACGCGGACCGCACCCGTGCCGATCACGCGCTGCTGACCGCCGCCGTCGCCGACGGGAGGATCACCGCGACCAGCGGTGTCTGAGCCGGCCCCGGCACCGGCCTCAGGCCGGTGCGGCGGCCCGTTCCGCCTCCCGGGCCGCCCGGCGGCGCAGCGCGTCCTCGTCGGTGTCGGCGTCGTAGGAGATGAGTTTCGGCAGCAGGGCGGCCAACACCGCCACCGACGCCACACAGGCCAGCCCACCGCCCCAGAAGGCCGAACGGGTACCGGTCCAGCCGGCCATCGTGCCCGCCCGGACCTGCCCGAGCTGAGGTCCCACGCTGTACGAGAGCACCTCGATGCCCGCGAGCCGGCCCCGCAGCTCCTCCGGGATCGTCTGGTTCCAGATCGTCGCCCGGCCCAGCCCGCTCGCCATGTCGCCCGCGCCCGCCACCGCCAGGCACAGCAGCACGAGCCAGATGCCGGAGGACGCGCCGGCCCCCGCGATCGCCAGGCCCCACACCGCCGCACCGAACACCACCAGCAGGCCGTGCCGGCGCATTCGGGACATCCAGCCGCTGGTCATGCCGAGCACCAGCGAGCCCACCGCCCCGGCCGCGTACATCAGCCCCAGCGCCCAGACCGCGTCGAGCTCGTCCGCGAGGAAGGGATAGATCGCGTTCGGGAAGGCGAAGAACATCGCCGCCAGGTCCACGGCGTACGTCCCCAGCAGTACGGGCCGGCTCCACGCGTAGCGCGCGCCCTCGGCTATCCCGCGCAGCGACGGACGCTCGGCCCCCTCCACCGGGGGCGCCGGAGCGAGCCGCAGGCACAGCAGCACGGAGGCGAGGAACCCGAGCACGGTGACGGAGTAGGCCGCCGCGTGACCGGCGAACGCGACGACCACACCGGCCAGCGCCGGACCGGCGATCGCCCCGAACTGGTAGCGCAGCCCGTTGAGCGCGGCCGCGGCCGTCAGCTGCTCGTGCGGCACGATCCGCGCCATCAGCGAGTCCAGGGCCGGCCGCTGGAGCCCGCTCAACGCCGACACCCCCGCCGCGACCACGTACAGCGGCCACAGCAGCGGATCCGGCAGCAGCGCGTTCACCAGGAGCACCAGGGCGAGCACCCCGAGCCCGGCCTCGGTCAGCAGGATCATCCGCCGCCGGTCGACCGCGTCGGCGAGGGCGCCCCCGTACAGGCCGAAGACCACCAGCGGAACGAGCTCCACCGCGCCCATCGCACCGACCGCCAGCGGCGAGTCCGTCAGGTGCTTGATCTGCAGCGGCAGCGCGATCATCGCCATGAACGAACCGAAGTACGTCACCGTGCCCTGGTAGAACAGCAGCCTGAAGTCACGGCCGGAACGGAACGGGGCGAAATCGGGCAGTACGGTGGTCCATCGGGAAGTGCTCACGAGATGCCATCGTCCGTGGGAGGCCCGGCCGGGGCAACGGATTTTCCGCGCATCCGCCCCGTACCGATCACGGACGGGCGAATCCGGCGCCCGGCGCGTGGTTTCCCGGGCCCGGTGTGGCACCCATGGGTCATGCCGCCGGTGTCAGCGTTCCTGCGCACGGCAGCGTCGTACGCCTGGCGCCTGCTAGTGGTCGGCGCCGCCGTCTACGCGGTCTTCGCCGTGCTCGGCCGGTTCCACGAGATCACCGTGGCGCTCTTCCTCGCGCTCGTCGTCGCCGCCCTGCTGTGGTGGCCCACCCGGCGCCTCGCGCGCGTCCTGCCCCGGTCGGTCGCCGTCGCCGTCACCCTCCTCGGCAGCGCGCTGCTCCTGCTGGGGGTGCTCGCCCTGGTCGGCACGGCGGTGGCCGGGGAGAGCACCACCTTGGCCCGGGAGTTCCGCGAGGGACTCGACAGCATCGAGGAGTACCTGGAGCGACCACCCTTCCGGCTGAACCCGAACGCGCTCACCGACCTCCAGTCCCGCCTCGGCGAGTACCTCTCGAGCCACCGCTCCACGCTGCTCAGCCAGGCGCTCAGCGGAGCCGGGCGGCTGGTGCAGGTCCTGACCGTGCTCGCCCTCGCGGCCTTCTCCTCCTTCTTCTTCCTGCACGGCGGTGACCGGCAGTGGTCCTGGTTCTGCGCCCAGCTGCCCCCGTCGGTGCGCGTCCGCGCGGGCATCGCCGGCGGCGCCGCCTGGCGCACGTTCACGGGCTACACCCGCGGGATCGTCCTCGTCGCGGCGACGAACGCGATCCTGGTCGGGCTGGCGCTCTACTTCCTCGGGGTCCCGCTGGCCGTGCCGCTGGCCCTGCTGGAGTTCTTCGCCGCGTTCATCCCGCTCGTCGGATCGCCGGTCGCGCTGGCGGTCGCCGCGGTGGTCGCGCTGGCCGCGAAGGGGCCGTTCGTCGCGGGCCTGGTGGTCGCGCTGATCGTGGTCATCGGCCAGATCGAGGGGCATCTGCTGCATCCGCTGGTGATGAGCCGGGCGGTGAGCCTGCACCCGCTGGTGGTGGCGATCTCGGTGGTCGCGGGGGCCATCGCCGCCGGGGTGGTCGGCGCGGTGGTCGCGGTCCCACTGGTATCGGTGACCTGGTCGGTGCACACGGCGCTGCGCGACGCCCGCCGCGCGGCCGACGACCCGACGGCCGAAGACCCGACGGCCGGCGACGGCGCCGGGGCCGACGAGGACTGAGGGCCCGACGACGGCCGGGAGCCCGACGGAGGACGGCGGACACCGACCGGACGGCGGACACCTGCCGGTCGCTTCCTGCACAATCGCCTGATGAGCGATGAAGACCCCTACCTGTGGCTGGAAGACGTATCCGGCGACGCCGCCCTCGCCTGGGTGCGGGAGCGCAATGCCGAGACCGTGGACGCGCTGACCGTTTCACCCGGGTTCAAGGTCCTCGAGCAGGAGGTGCGCGAGGTGCTGGACGACGACGGCCGGATCCCCTACACCGTCCGCCGGGGCGACCACCTCTACAACTTCTGGCAGGACGCCGACCACGTGCGCGGCCTGTGGCGGCGGACCACGCTGGAGGAGTACCGGACGGACCGGCCGGCCTGGGAGGTGCTCCTGGACCTCGATGCGCTCGCCGGGGCCGAGGGCGAGAAGTGGGCCTGGGCGGGCAGCAGGGTCCTGGACCCCGAGTACCGGCACGCCCTCGTCATGCTGTCCCGGGACGGTGCGGACGCCTGCGTGGTGCGCGAGTTCGACCTGGAGACCCGGGAATTCGTCGAGGACGGGTTCACCGTCGCCGAGGCCAAGACCCGGATCGGGTGGATCGACCACGACCGGGTCTGGATCGGCACGGACTTCGGCGCCGGCTCGATGTCCCCGTCCGGCTACCCGCTCCAGGTACGCCGCTGGCGGCGCGGCACGCCCCTCGCGGAGGCCGAGCTGGTCTACGAGGGCCGACCGACGGACCTGTCCGCCTCCGGATGGCACGACGACACCCCCGGCTTCGAACGGGACTTCGTCTACCGGCAGATCGACTTCTGGAACCAGGAACTCTTCCTGCTCCAGGAGGACGCCGCCGGCCCGCTGCTGAAGATCGACGTCCCGGACGACGCGGGCGCCTCCGTCCACCGCCGGTGGCTGACCGTCACCACCAAGTCGCCGTGGCTCGGCCACGGCGCGGGCAGTCTGCTCGCCTTCGACCTCGACGCCTTCCTAGCGGGGGAGCGCGAGGCAGAGGTGCTGTTCGCGCCGGACGAGCGCACCGCGCTCGCCGGGTACAGCTGGACCCGCAACCACCTCATCCTCAGCACCCGCGCCGACGTCTCCTCCCGGATGGAGCTCCTCACCCCGCCCACCGGGGCCGACGGGGGCGGCTGGCGCCGCGCACCGCTGCCGGGGCTGCCGCCGCTGTCCACCGCCTCGGTCACGGACACGGACCCGGACGTCGGCGACGAGTACTTCCACCACGTCACGGGCTTCCTCCAGCCCGCCACCCTCTACCGGGGCACGGCCGGCGACGACAGCGAGAGCGAGGTCCTCAAGCAGAGCCCGGCCCTGTTCGACACCGCCGGTCTCGCCGTGCGCCAGTACTTCGCGATCTCCGCCGACGGCACGAGGGTGCCGTACTTCGTCGTCGGACCCGAGGACCGCCCGGGCCCCGGTCCCACCCTGCTCTACGGGTACGGCGGCTTCGAGATCTCCATGGTCCCGCAGTACAGCGCGGTCACCGGACGGGCCTGGCTCGCCCGCGGCGGCACGTACGTCGTCGCCGGCATCCGGGGCGGGCACGAGTACGGGCCCGGCTGGCACAAGGCGGCCCTCGGCGCCAACCGGGTCCGGTCCTACGAGGACTTTGCCGCGGTCGCCCGGGACCTCACCGCCCGGGACATCACCACCCCCGCGCAGCTGGGCATCGAGGGCGGCAGCAACGGCGGGCTGCTCATGGGTGCCGTGCTCACCCGCGACCCGGAACTGATCGGCGCGGTCGTCGCGCACGTGCCGCTGCTGGACATGCTGCGCTTCCACAAGCTGCTGGCCGGGGCCAGTTGGATCGCCGAGTACGGGGACCCCGACAGCCCGGCCGACCGGCCGCACCTGGAGCGGATCTCCCCGTACCACCAGATCCGGGCGGACGGGCCCGCGTACCCGCCGCTGCTCCTGCTCACCTCGACCCGCGACGACCGGGTGCACCCCGGCCATGCCCGAAAGATGGCCGCGCGGCTGCGCGAGCACGGGCATCCCGTCCTCTTCCACGAGCACCTCGGGGGCGGCCACGCGGGCGCCACCGACCACCGGCAGACGGCCTTCAACGAGGCCCTCGTTCACACCTTCCTGTGGGAGCGGCTGACCCCGCAGAAGTGATCGGACACCGGGGATAGGTGAACGACAGGCATCCGTACGGGGGATTTGCGGGGCCAGAGGCTGCCGGGGGCAGGGTTGTGCTCCACCATCGGCGGATGCAACCCCGGCCCGGGAGGACCCCATGAGCACCCCGTACGCGTCCGCCGCCCCGTACTACGCCCGCTACCGGCCCCCGTACCCGGCGGAGCTCTACGCGCTCCTCGTGGACAGGTTCGCGCTCGACGGCTCCCAGACCGTACTGGACCTCGGCGCCGGACCGGGCACGATGAGCCTGCCGCTGGCGCCGCTGGTCGAGCACGTCTACGCCGTCGACCCGGAGCCGGCCATGCTCGCCGAAGGGTCCAGGCTCGCGGAGGAGCACGGTCGCAGGAACATCTCCTGGCTGTGCGGCGACGCCGCCGGCATCGGCCGGCTGTGCCTGCCCCGGATCGACCTGTGCGTCATCGGCGGGGCGTTCCACCGGATGGACCGGGCGCGGGTGCCGGCCGACCTGGACGCCCTGCTCGCGCCACGCGGTGGGATCGCCGTCGTCACCTCCGTGGCGGCCCCCTGGCCGGTCGTCGTCGACGAGGTGCGCGCGCGCTTCCTCGGTCCTGACCACGGGGCGGCGCCGCGGGCCGTGGACCGACCGGCGGCCGAACCGGGCGGCGAACCGGGCGGTGAACCGGCGGACATGGAGGAGGTGCGGGACGCGGAGGACCACCTCGCGAAGTCTGCGTTCTCCCGCGTCGAGACCACCACGTGGGAGCGGTCCACGCGCTCCGCGGTGGACCAGGTGATCGGCCTGCAGTTCTCCCGCGCCCGCTCCGGCCCTGCCCTGTTCGGCGAACGGAAGGGCGCCTTCGAGTCCGAGCTGCGCCATGCCCTGCTGGACCACTACCCCAGCGGCACCTGCACCCGGACCGTCACCGTCGCCGTCACCCTCGCGAGCAGGCCGCGGCGGTGACCGCGAGCTGCGTCCACCGCTCCGGACCGGCCCCGCTCTCGCTGCGCGCCGGGCAGGCCACCGCCTGCCGCGTGATCTCACGGCCCAGCCGCGTCGTCCCGCCCGGTCCGCGCTCGGCGAAGGCGCGCGGGCGCGTACGCGTACGCGTACCGATCCGGCCATGACCGTCCGGGCGCCGTTGACCGCGTGCGGGGGCCGTGGAAATCTCGACGCCCGGTCCTGGGACGGGACTTCCGGCAACGCGGGAAGGGCGGACACATGGCGGTACGTTCACTCAGGCTTTCGGCGGTCGCGCTGCTCGCGGCGGGGGCCCTGCTGGGGGTGGGCGCGGCGGGGCCCGCGCAGGCGGCCGGTTCCTCCGGCGGCCACCCCCTCGGCGCGGTCGCCCCGGTCGCGCCGAGCGACCCGACCCCGGAGGAACAGGAGCGGCTGCGGGAGGTCGCCGGCTCCATCTGGACCCCGCAACTGGCCGCGGGCTGGAACATGAACGCCGAGGTGGCGGACGTCCTGTCGGAGGCGACCGGTTCCATCCTGAAGTGCTCCGAAGCCTTCGCCCTGGTCCCCAGGCCCCCGGGCTTCGTGCCGGGCCTCGGCTACCTGCGCCAGTACTGGAAGCAGATCAGGGACTACTTCCTGGTGGTCAGGGAGAACCGCACCTACCGCGCGTGCGTGGTGTCGGCGGCCGCCCACTACCGCTCGATCATCGAAATGGCCTCGGCCGGCGTCTAGGGCCAGTACCAGCCCGCAGGGATGGAGGTGCGCTCACTCCGCGGCAGCATCGAGGAGAATCTGCGCCAGCTCGCGCGGCTGGGAGAACATCGGCCAATGGCCAGTGTCCATCTTGACCAGCCGCCAGCGCTTGCTGTTCAGCAGCTCAGCCACATCTTCGTCCGGCTCGGCGTCGTCAGGTTCGGTCCCTGGCATCACGCACAGGATGTATGTCGCCGGAAGTTCACCGAGCGGCCCCGACAGCACGGCGGGCTCGGTCAGCGTGGCACCTGGGTGAGGCGTCGAGCCACGCACGAGGCGTGCGATCTGCTCATCGGTGAGACCCTCGCCGTCGTAATGAGCAGCTGGCGCGAGCGGCCAAAACCCTCCGGTCTCGGCGATCGATGCCTCCACCGCCGCCCCGCCGTCCGGCCAGGCGGAGACAAACGACTCGCCGTCAGTTGGAACACTTGAGTCGACGAAAACTACGCGGGCCAGTCGGTCACCGATCCGCTCCGCGGCCTGACCTACCGGGATGCCCGAGTAGCTGTGACCCACCAGGACCACGTCACGCAGACCCTGGCGTTCTACCTCGACAACGATGTCCTGAACGTGAGTCGCTTGCCCCGCCGGTACACCCTGTTTGTCAGCAAGACCGGACAGCGTCAACGGATAGACGCCGTGGCCAGCCGCGCGCAGATACGGCACCACCTCGCCCCACGCCCACGCCCCGAGCCGTGCACCTGCGACCAGCACGAAATTCACCATGCCCGCACCGTAGCCGGGCGGCCTGACGATCTCCTAGGAGATACTTTCGATACCTGCCCTAGGGCGGTGACGTGGGCCGTCTCCCGAGACCGGCCGGCGAAGCGCTACCCCCGTCCGGCGCTGCGAGGAACGCCCAGATCGACCCGGGTCTGTTCGTGATAGCGGTTCATCAGGGCTATCAGGTCCCCTTCCACGGGGGTGGCGCCGTCGTTCCTGGTCGCGATTTCCTCCTGCCACAGGGCGAGGTTGACCGCGTGGGCGGCCTCGATCGCTGCCGGTGACGCCAGGAGGACGAGGGTCTCGAACAGCACGGACCTTCTCAGCTCGGCCGTTTCCATCGCGGCGAGATGCTCCAGCCGGACATCCGTTCCCGCTGCAAGGGCGGGTGACCGGAGCACGTTCAGTGCCCGCCCGGACCGGTGTCGAACGGTCACGCACTCATGCGGAGTCCGCCCACTCTTCCCGGAGCATCCCGAAGAGCACGCGGTCGTAGCGCTTGCCTTCCACCAATGCGGCCGACCGGCGGCGGCCCTCCTCACGGAAGCCCAACCCGGCAAAGGCGCGCAGGGCGCGCTCGTTGCCGCTCCAGGTGTCCAGCTCCAGGCGGCTCAGGCCGTACGCGCCGAACAGGTGGCCCACGAGCAGTCGCAGGGCGTCCCTACCGTGGCCGCGACCCCAGAACTCCCGTTCGCCGATGGTGACTCCCAGCGTGGCCACCCCGGCGTACGGGTCCAGGTCCCGGTAGTCAGCCATGCCTATCACCCGTCCGGTCGCGAGGTCCTCGACCGTGAACACGGCCGACTCCCTCGGGATCAGGCGCAGCATCGCGTCGAACCCGATCCCGACGGCCTCCGCCGTGACCGGGCCGAAACACGGATCACCGGCCGCGGCCCAGCGCACCACCTCCGGGTCGTTGCGCCACCGCAGATGGTGCTCCGCGTCATCCGAACGCAGCGCACGCAGCCTGACCAACTTTCCTTCGAACAACACGTATCCCTCGTCGAATTGCCAACTGTGCCGAGCCCGCCGGTACCTGCGCGGATGTATTTGATCTTATGTGTCGATCGGCCCGGGCGGTCGCGCACCACGTCCAGCGGAACCGATCGTCCGGCCGGTTCGAGGGAGTGTCACAGGTCCCGCCGCATGCAGACGCGG
Protein-coding sequences here:
- a CDS encoding DUF2252 domain-containing protein is translated as MTSPAERLRRGRAVRKITGRAAHGRWTASPDRPDPVGVLQRQATDRVPELLPIRYGRMAASPLAFLRGAASVMAADLATAPQTGLTVQLCGDAHLLNFGMFASPERALLFDLNDFDETFPGPFEWDVKRLAASVAVAARDNGHGDDRAARAALGAARAYRQTIRELAGHRELDVWYHRTDTADLLPLIRKGEQRDRVEANLARARRRTSLRALGKLTEVQGGRRRIIHDPPLLEPLARADSREVDQIFDKYRSTLPEERRLLLDRFRFADAARKVVGVGSVGTRCFIVLLLGRDADDPLFLQIKEAVPSVLQGHLPDDEHEHQGHRVVAGQRRMQAAGDIFLGWTTGPAGRHFYGRQLRDMKGSADLAGMPPGLLARYAELCGRSLARAHARTGDRIAIAGYLGGADTFDRAVAGFALRYADRTRADHALLTAAVADGRITATSGV
- a CDS encoding GNAT family N-acetyltransferase is translated as MLFEGKLVRLRALRSDDAEHHLRWRNDPEVVRWAAAGDPCFGPVTAEAVGIGFDAMLRLIPRESAVFTVEDLATGRVIGMADYRDLDPYAGVATLGVTIGEREFWGRGHGRDALRLLVGHLFGAYGLSRLELDTWSGNERALRAFAGLGFREEGRRRSAALVEGKRYDRVLFGMLREEWADSA
- a CDS encoding MFS transporter; the protein is MSTSRWTTVLPDFAPFRSGRDFRLLFYQGTVTYFGSFMAMIALPLQIKHLTDSPLAVGAMGAVELVPLVVFGLYGGALADAVDRRRMILLTEAGLGVLALVLLVNALLPDPLLWPLYVVAAGVSALSGLQRPALDSLMARIVPHEQLTAAAALNGLRYQFGAIAGPALAGVVVAFAGHAAAYSVTVLGFLASVLLCLRLAPAPPVEGAERPSLRGIAEGARYAWSRPVLLGTYAVDLAAMFFAFPNAIYPFLADELDAVWALGLMYAAGAVGSLVLGMTSGWMSRMRRHGLLVVFGAAVWGLAIAGAGASSGIWLVLLCLAVAGAGDMASGLGRATIWNQTIPEELRGRLAGIEVLSYSVGPQLGQVRAGTMAGWTGTRSAFWGGGLACVASVAVLAALLPKLISYDADTDEDALRRRAAREAERAAAPA
- a CDS encoding alpha/beta fold hydrolase, which codes for MVNFVLVAGARLGAWAWGEVVPYLRAAGHGVYPLTLSGLADKQGVPAGQATHVQDIVVEVERQGLRDVVLVGHSYSGIPVGQAAERIGDRLARVVFVDSSVPTDGESFVSAWPDGGAAVEASIAETGGFWPLAPAAHYDGEGLTDEQIARLVRGSTPHPGATLTEPAVLSGPLGELPATYILCVMPGTEPDDAEPDEDVAELLNSKRWRLVKMDTGHWPMFSQPRELAQILLDAAAE
- a CDS encoding prolyl oligopeptidase family serine peptidase translates to MSDEDPYLWLEDVSGDAALAWVRERNAETVDALTVSPGFKVLEQEVREVLDDDGRIPYTVRRGDHLYNFWQDADHVRGLWRRTTLEEYRTDRPAWEVLLDLDALAGAEGEKWAWAGSRVLDPEYRHALVMLSRDGADACVVREFDLETREFVEDGFTVAEAKTRIGWIDHDRVWIGTDFGAGSMSPSGYPLQVRRWRRGTPLAEAELVYEGRPTDLSASGWHDDTPGFERDFVYRQIDFWNQELFLLQEDAAGPLLKIDVPDDAGASVHRRWLTVTTKSPWLGHGAGSLLAFDLDAFLAGEREAEVLFAPDERTALAGYSWTRNHLILSTRADVSSRMELLTPPTGADGGGWRRAPLPGLPPLSTASVTDTDPDVGDEYFHHVTGFLQPATLYRGTAGDDSESEVLKQSPALFDTAGLAVRQYFAISADGTRVPYFVVGPEDRPGPGPTLLYGYGGFEISMVPQYSAVTGRAWLARGGTYVVAGIRGGHEYGPGWHKAALGANRVRSYEDFAAVARDLTARDITTPAQLGIEGGSNGGLLMGAVLTRDPELIGAVVAHVPLLDMLRFHKLLAGASWIAEYGDPDSPADRPHLERISPYHQIRADGPAYPPLLLLTSTRDDRVHPGHARKMAARLREHGHPVLFHEHLGGGHAGATDHRQTAFNEALVHTFLWERLTPQK
- a CDS encoding AI-2E family transporter, translating into MPPVSAFLRTAASYAWRLLVVGAAVYAVFAVLGRFHEITVALFLALVVAALLWWPTRRLARVLPRSVAVAVTLLGSALLLLGVLALVGTAVAGESTTLAREFREGLDSIEEYLERPPFRLNPNALTDLQSRLGEYLSSHRSTLLSQALSGAGRLVQVLTVLALAAFSSFFFLHGGDRQWSWFCAQLPPSVRVRAGIAGGAAWRTFTGYTRGIVLVAATNAILVGLALYFLGVPLAVPLALLEFFAAFIPLVGSPVALAVAAVVALAAKGPFVAGLVVALIVVIGQIEGHLLHPLVMSRAVSLHPLVVAISVVAGAIAAGVVGAVVAVPLVSVTWSVHTALRDARRAADDPTAEDPTAGDGAGADED
- a CDS encoding class I SAM-dependent methyltransferase, which translates into the protein MSTPYASAAPYYARYRPPYPAELYALLVDRFALDGSQTVLDLGAGPGTMSLPLAPLVEHVYAVDPEPAMLAEGSRLAEEHGRRNISWLCGDAAGIGRLCLPRIDLCVIGGAFHRMDRARVPADLDALLAPRGGIAVVTSVAAPWPVVVDEVRARFLGPDHGAAPRAVDRPAAEPGGEPGGEPADMEEVRDAEDHLAKSAFSRVETTTWERSTRSAVDQVIGLQFSRARSGPALFGERKGAFESELRHALLDHYPSGTCTRTVTVAVTLASRPRR